The DNA segment TTATACTGACAAATCCAAAAAATAAGATTACAAAAAAGAGAGGATATCTACTTGGATATCCTCTCTTTGTATTTATTGGAAACAGAAAGTTGATTATTATCGAATCAACTTTCTGTATTTCAAACGTTTTGGAGTCAAATCGCCACCCAAACGTTTCTTTTTGTTTTCTTCGTATTCTGAGAAGCTACCTTCGAAATAAATCCAAAAAATAAGATTACAAAAAAAAAAAGAGGATATCTACTTGGATATCCTCTCTTTGTATTTATTGGAAACAGAAAGTTGATTATTATCGAATCAATTTTCTGTATTTCAAACGTTTTGGAGTCAAATCGCCACCCAAACGTTTCTTCTTGTTTTCTTCGTATTCTGAGAAGCCACCTTCGAAATAATACACTTCGGAATTACCTTCGAAAGCCAAAATGTGTGTACAAATTCTGTCCAAGAACCATCTGTCGTGCGAGATTACCACGGCACAACCGGCAAAATTCTCCAAACCTTCTTCCAATGCACGAAGCGTGTTCACGTCCAAATCATTCGTTGGCTCATCTAATAAAAGTACGTTTCCTTCTTCTTTCAAGGTCATCGCCAAGTGCAGACGGTTACGTTCTCCACCGGAAAGCATCGATACTTTCTTGTTTTGTTCTCCACCACCAAAGTTGAAACGAGACAAATAAGCTCTTGAATTCACTTGTTTTCCGCCCATCATGATTAATTCCTGACCATCGGCAAAGTTTTCCCAAATGGATTTGTCGGGATTGATGTTCGAATGCGCTTGATCTACATAAGCGATTTTAACGGTATCACCAATCAAAAACTCTCCTGCATCCGGTTTTTCTTCACCCATGATCATTTTGAAAATAGTAGATTTACCGGCACCGTTTGGTCCAATAATTCCAACAATTCCTGCTTGTGGCAATTTAAAATTCAAGTTGTCGTACAACAATTTATCCCCAAAAGCTTTGGCCACATTTTTGGCCTCGATAACATTGGTTCCCAAACGGGGACCATTTGGAATGTAGATTTCCAAGTTTTCGTCCAATTGCTTTTGGTCTTCATTCAATAATTTGTCGTAATTCTGCAAACGTGCTTTTTGTTTGGTTTGACGGCCTTTGGCTCCTTGACGAACCCAGTCCAACTCACGCTCCAAGGTTTTTCTGCGTTTAGATGCCACTTTCTCTTCTTGTGCCATTCTTGTTGATTTTTGATCCAACCAAGAAGAATAATTTCCTTTCCAAGGAATACCTTCTCCTCTATCTAATTCCAAAATCCAACCGGCAACGTTATCCAAGAAATACCTGTCGTGCGTTACCGCAATTACGGTTCCTTTATATTGCGCTAAATGTTGCTCTAACCAAAGTACCGACTCGGCATCCAAGTGGTTGGTAGGCTCATCCAAAAGCAAAACATCGGGTTGTTGCAACAACAAACGACATAAAGCCACACGACGACGCTCACCACCCGAAAGGTTTTTGATTGGTGTATCTCCTTCTGGCGTGCGCAAAGCATCCATGGCAATTTCTAGTTTCGTGTCTATTTCCCAAGCACCCAGCGCATCAATTTTGTCCTGCAAGGCGGCTTGGCGATCCATCAACTTGTCCATTTTGTCTGGATCGGAATAGTTTTCTTCAAGACCAAACAAATCATTGATATCATTGTATTCTTGAAGAACGGCCATCGTTTCGGCAACCCCTTCACGAACAATTTCGATTACGGTTTTGGAATCGTCTAATTGCGGATCTTGCTCTAAATAACCCACAGTATAACCCGGTTGAAAAACCACATCGCCTTGATAATTTTTGTCAACTCCTGCAATAATTTTCAAAAGGGAAGATTTTCCAGAACCATTGAGTCCCAAAATTCCAATTTTAGCTCCGTAAAAGAAACTCAAATAAATATTTTTAAGAACAGGTTTATCTGCTCCTGGATAGGTTTTACTCAATTTTTGCATTGAGAAAATTACTTTTTTATCGTCGGCCATTTTAGTATTGTTTTATTTTTTTAATAATTTTTGAGGTCTGTTTATTTTAAAGTATCTAAAATCTAAACATTCAATTATTTTTTATCGTGCAAATATATTACAATATAATAACAAAAAAAGTTTTAAATACTAAAGAATAAAAGAATCAGTTTTCAAAATTTGATCCAAAATACTGTCATTATATATCAAATTCAAAACGTGTGAATAATACAACTATTCACTATAATTAAACAACATTAAAAAGGAAAATGACGACCACCTTTGTTGAATGAAAATTATTTCATAAATAAAATAAAAAAAAAATGAAAACAAGACTACTTAGTACAATAATGGTGTTTTCGCTATTATTTATGCAAAATTTAAGTTTTAGTCAGGCTCCAACACTAGGAACATCAGCCAATTTCGTGTTATTTTCTTCCGTTGGAGCAGTAACAAATACAGGAATTACTCACCTCACAGGAAACGTTGGAACGAATAGTGGCTCAAGCACTGGTTTTGGCAATGTGGATGGTGTAATGCACGACGGAGACGGAACAAGTGCTCAAGCTGGTGCTGATTTATTAATTGCTTACAATCAATTAAACAGTGCCATTCCAAATTATTTTCCTGCCCCTTTATTGGGTAATGGACAAATTCTTCCTCCTGGCATATATTCAATTCCAAGCGTGGCGACATTAAATCTGGACTTAACATTAGATGCACAAGGAAATCCAAATGCTGTTTTTATATTTCAAGTTAATGGTGCTTTTGCAACGAATGCCAATTCTGAAATAAAATTAGTGAACGGAGCTCAAGCTTGTAACGTGTTTTGGAAAATAGAAGGATTGGTAAGTATGGCAACTGGAACTATTATGAAAGGAACCGTTATTGCCAATAATGCAGCAATAGTAATGAATACAGGAGTTTCACTAGAAGGTAGAGCACTTTCGACTACTGGGGCAATAAATGTTGATGGTATTTCATCCTATACTCCTATTGGATGTGGAAGTCTAGTACTTAATGGACCTGTAGCTCCTGATTTAAAATCAACAGAATGTTATGCCATCTTTTCTTCAAACGGTGCTGTTTCGAACGCAGGAATAACAACTGTTAAAGGTGATGTTGGTACAAATGTAGGTTTAACAACTGGTTTTGATGCACTAAGTGTGACTGGAGCAATACACCCTATTCCTGATACCTCTACCGCACAAGCAGCAGCCGATTTGATTGAGGTTTATAATTATTTAAATGTCCTACCATTTGACATTGAATTATTGTATCCAGCACAATTTGGAAATGATCTTGTCCTTACGCCTCACTCCTATTTATTGAATGCAGCAACTGTCCTTACTAATACACTTTACTTGAATGCACAAGGAAATGCTAATGCTGTTTTTGTTATTAAAATTAATGGTGCTCTTTCAACAAGTACATACGCTAAAGTGATTTTGATTAACGGAGCTCAAGCCAAAAACGTCTATTGGAAAATAGATGGTGCTGTATTAATTAGCGACTATTCTGAATTGAAAGGAACAATTGTAGCCAACAATGGTGCAGTTAACTTTACAACAGGAGTAGCACTTGAAGGTAGAGTATTTACTACAACAGGAGCATTAAGTACAGCTGCAGTAGCTGTCGTTATGACTGCTGGTTGCGCAACAATGGGTGTCCACTCATTAAATGAGTCTCCGAAAATATCAGTTTATCCTAATCCTTTTCATTCGACTCTTACTGTTGTCATTGACGATACTTTTGAAATAAGCAATACTCAAATTATAATGTATGATGCTTTTGGTAAAGAAGTAAAAAAAGCAGCAGTTACTGAAAAAACTACCACTTTAGAAACAAGTAGTCTAAATTCAGGTTTTTATTTCTACAAAGTAATCAGCAAAGGTAAAACCATTCAAACTGGAAAATTATTAGCCAAATAACAACTAACTTTTTGGTATAAAAAAAAGGCTGTCTAATTTTAGACAGCCTTTTTTTTATATACTTCTTGCAATTATTAAACTCTGCCTTTCAAGGCGCTAAAAACCCACGCATTCGCCAAAAATCCCACACCAACAGCAGCAAATCCCCATCCGGCTACCTCATAATATCTAAAAGCTCCTAGCCCAATCAATAGCAATCCCATTAGTATCATTATCAACGTGGCCCATCCTAAAATGGTGTTTTTATTCATTCCCATAATTGTAGTGTTATTTTTTTTTCGAACTGCAAATATCGCAATTTTTTTTTCGCTAATTAAAAATTTTAAAAAGCATTTCTCTCAGCAAATCTGATTGAGGCAAGGCATTCGCACCAACTCCTTTGCTTTTCACGTCAACATCCCTCAAAGAAGTAACAATCTGGCTTACTTTTCGCATGGGATAATTTTTGAGTGCAATGTCATAATCCTTCAAGAAAAAAGGATTTACGCCCAATACTTTGGCCACATTGTTGGGATTTTTGTCTTTCAATCCATGGTATTTCAACAATTGGACAAAAAAACTAAAAACCAGACTCGTGGTCATCACTATAGGATTGTCTTTCGGATTTTGGGCAA comes from the Flavobacterium limnophilum genome and includes:
- a CDS encoding CAL67264 family membrane protein, whose translation is MGMNKNTILGWATLIMILMGLLLIGLGAFRYYEVAGWGFAAVGVGFLANAWVFSALKGRV
- the ettA gene encoding energy-dependent translational throttle protein EttA, producing the protein MADDKKVIFSMQKLSKTYPGADKPVLKNIYLSFFYGAKIGILGLNGSGKSSLLKIIAGVDKNYQGDVVFQPGYTVGYLEQDPQLDDSKTVIEIVREGVAETMAVLQEYNDINDLFGLEENYSDPDKMDKLMDRQAALQDKIDALGAWEIDTKLEIAMDALRTPEGDTPIKNLSGGERRRVALCRLLLQQPDVLLLDEPTNHLDAESVLWLEQHLAQYKGTVIAVTHDRYFLDNVAGWILELDRGEGIPWKGNYSSWLDQKSTRMAQEEKVASKRRKTLERELDWVRQGAKGRQTKQKARLQNYDKLLNEDQKQLDENLEIYIPNGPRLGTNVIEAKNVAKAFGDKLLYDNLNFKLPQAGIVGIIGPNGAGKSTIFKMIMGEEKPDAGEFLIGDTVKIAYVDQAHSNINPDKSIWENFADGQELIMMGGKQVNSRAYLSRFNFGGGEQNKKVSMLSGGERNRLHLAMTLKEEGNVLLLDEPTNDLDVNTLRALEEGLENFAGCAVVISHDRWFLDRICTHILAFEGNSEVYYFEGGFSEYEENKKKRLGGDLTPKRLKYRKLIR
- a CDS encoding ice-binding family protein, translating into MKTRLLSTIMVFSLLFMQNLSFSQAPTLGTSANFVLFSSVGAVTNTGITHLTGNVGTNSGSSTGFGNVDGVMHDGDGTSAQAGADLLIAYNQLNSAIPNYFPAPLLGNGQILPPGIYSIPSVATLNLDLTLDAQGNPNAVFIFQVNGAFATNANSEIKLVNGAQACNVFWKIEGLVSMATGTIMKGTVIANNAAIVMNTGVSLEGRALSTTGAINVDGISSYTPIGCGSLVLNGPVAPDLKSTECYAIFSSNGAVSNAGITTVKGDVGTNVGLTTGFDALSVTGAIHPIPDTSTAQAAADLIEVYNYLNVLPFDIELLYPAQFGNDLVLTPHSYLLNAATVLTNTLYLNAQGNANAVFVIKINGALSTSTYAKVILINGAQAKNVYWKIDGAVLISDYSELKGTIVANNGAVNFTTGVALEGRVFTTTGALSTAAVAVVMTAGCATMGVHSLNESPKISVYPNPFHSTLTVVIDDTFEISNTQIIMYDAFGKEVKKAAVTEKTTTLETSSLNSGFYFYKVISKGKTIQTGKLLAK